A stretch of Spirosoma oryzicola DNA encodes these proteins:
- a CDS encoding aldo/keto reductase, producing the protein MNYLPLGQSDLIVSEISMGCMSLGDDPNQNASLLRHAFDNGITLFDTADLYDQGQNERMVGQAFAGMRQQVILATKVGNRWRPDGSGWDWNPTKAYILQAVEESLKRLQTDYIDLYQLHGGTLDDPIDETIEAFEQLKREGKIREYGISSIRPNVIREWIARSNMVSVMMQYSLLDRRPEETSLDLLHEHKVSVLARGSLAKGLLANKPAKSYLNYTTDEVRQAAEAIRSVSTAAASTNRSPVATAIRYVLHHPAVASAVVGVRTQEQLIDVVLSQTSLALTEQEWQQLANALPANQYDQHR; encoded by the coding sequence ATGAATTATTTGCCACTGGGACAATCGGACCTTATTGTCAGCGAGATCAGCATGGGATGCATGTCGCTAGGCGATGATCCGAATCAGAACGCGTCTTTACTCCGTCATGCTTTTGATAACGGCATCACCCTCTTCGACACAGCGGATCTGTATGACCAGGGTCAGAACGAGCGGATGGTCGGCCAAGCCTTTGCCGGCATGCGGCAGCAAGTCATTCTGGCAACCAAGGTGGGTAATCGGTGGCGGCCCGACGGTTCGGGCTGGGACTGGAACCCAACCAAGGCGTATATTCTGCAAGCGGTCGAAGAAAGCTTAAAGCGACTACAGACCGATTACATCGACCTCTACCAGTTGCACGGCGGTACACTTGATGACCCTATCGACGAAACCATCGAAGCATTTGAGCAGCTTAAACGGGAAGGTAAAATTAGGGAGTACGGTATCTCGTCGATTCGTCCGAACGTCATCCGCGAGTGGATCGCTCGCTCGAACATGGTCAGTGTCATGATGCAATACAGCCTGTTGGACCGTCGCCCCGAGGAAACTAGTCTGGACCTGCTGCATGAACATAAAGTCAGCGTACTGGCGCGGGGTAGTCTGGCGAAAGGCTTGCTTGCCAACAAACCAGCCAAATCGTACCTAAATTATACAACTGACGAGGTGCGGCAGGCCGCCGAAGCCATTAGGTCAGTGTCCACTGCCGCAGCATCTACCAATCGTAGCCCCGTGGCGACGGCCATTCGGTATGTACTTCATCACCCGGCGGTCGCATCGGCGGTAGTTGGTGTACGGACGCAGGAACAATTAATCGATGTCGTGCTTAGTCAGACCAGTCTGGCCTTGACGGAGCAGGAGTGGCAACAGCTAGCCAACGCTCTGCCCGCCAACCAATATGATCAGCATCGGTAG
- a CDS encoding OmpA/MotB family protein — MKRVLIVFAAVAMLSSCNSKKRLAEIKSLQEARDKAVASLNDCDQRTADLRTQLSAKDNDLQGKDKQVSDLQAQVDYLKKTNTNLLDRMSDLSIVSKSGAESIKKSLETLNEQTKYTNNLNASIQRKDSLNLALVMSLKRSLDDINDQDVQVEVKKGVVYVSISDKLLFKSGSYDITPRAETVLGKVAKVVNDHKDLDILVEGHTDVVPISTASIKDNWDLSALRATSVVRTLQGRFGVSPERMTAGGRSEYAPKDDNTTSAGRQQNRRTEIIITPKLDQFFNLLSSGQAGGSR; from the coding sequence ATGAAACGAGTTTTGATTGTTTTCGCAGCTGTAGCAATGCTTTCTTCCTGCAATAGCAAGAAGCGGCTGGCTGAAATCAAATCCCTACAGGAAGCCCGTGATAAGGCTGTGGCATCATTGAATGACTGCGATCAGCGTACCGCCGACTTACGCACGCAATTATCCGCCAAAGACAACGATCTGCAAGGTAAAGACAAACAGGTATCTGACCTGCAAGCACAAGTGGATTACCTGAAAAAGACAAACACGAACCTCCTCGACCGGATGTCTGATTTGTCGATTGTTAGTAAGTCAGGTGCTGAAAGTATCAAAAAATCGCTTGAGACACTGAACGAGCAAACCAAGTATACGAACAACCTGAACGCTAGCATTCAGCGTAAAGACTCGTTGAACTTGGCGTTGGTTATGAGCCTGAAACGGTCACTGGACGATATCAACGACCAGGACGTGCAGGTTGAAGTGAAGAAAGGTGTCGTTTACGTATCAATCTCTGACAAACTGCTGTTCAAATCAGGTAGCTACGACATTACACCACGTGCTGAAACCGTATTAGGTAAAGTAGCTAAGGTTGTCAACGACCACAAAGACCTGGACATTCTGGTTGAAGGTCATACGGATGTTGTCCCTATCTCTACCGCGTCTATCAAAGATAACTGGGATTTGAGCGCATTGCGGGCTACGTCGGTTGTCCGGACGCTGCAAGGTCGCTTCGGGGTATCTCCTGAGCGTATGACAGCGGGTGGGCGGTCCGAGTACGCGCCGAAAGATGATAACACCACATCGGCTGGTCGTCAACAAAACCGCCGGACCGAAATCATTATTACGCCGAAACTTGATCAGTTCTTCAACTTGTTGTCGAGCGGTCAGGCTGGCGGAAGTCGGTAA
- a CDS encoding S41 family peptidase has protein sequence MHTSTTKALFHILLAGTLAWPAFAQTPVPTPKFAFAEPSLSPDGSEIAFVSGGDIWTVPANGGEARLLVSHPDNESRPLYSPDGKYLAFVSSRTGNGDVYLLTLETGAIKRLTYDDGAEVLTAWSRDGKMVYFQSTSRDIAGMNDMYRVPVTGGTPMAITADRYANEFYGTPSPDGKTLAFSARGIASNQWWRKGHSHLDEAEIWLYHSDAKKAGTAYERLTESGAKELWPMWSQDGKTLFYVSDRNQGQNLWTLPIDGKPAMLTNFTSGRVLWPSISYDGKAIVFERDFQLWKYDIASRQATPIAIRLRGVAASPAVEHLKLTNQFRELTLSPDGKKVAFVAHGDVFAASTKEGGDATRISHSAANESQPVWTPNSRSLVYVSTRDGVAHLYRYDFSTRDETRLTDGTLDDGSPVFSPDGKSLAFVRNGQELRVVDLTTKKDRLLKKAYLGRPPFGANGSVVWSPDGKWIAFASYGAKTFRNISVIPAAGGESKPISFLANTFGGNVSWSPDGKYILFGTTQRTETAQIARVDLVPRSPKFREDQFRDLFNEEVPKTLKPAPTSPAIAKTPTRDTTALALGDTAKSGRGGATRIVFDDIRQRLSLLPVGVDVDAHSISKDGKTLLLVATVAGQQNLYTYSLDELGRDQSVARQLTSTPGSKSGVQFSPDGKEVFYLEQGRVQSIALDKREPKPLAITAEMDVDFGEEKIQVFRQAWDIQNKGFYDSTFHGVDWKAVRAEYESVAAGARTPDELRRLISLMLGELNASHSGISAPAGSVQTTTGRIGLRFDREEYENKGRLKITEVIALGPAAVAGSIKPGDYLLAVDDTKITASTNLDQLLENQINRRLALTIASSADGTPREVTVRPVNLTTEKGLLYKQWVQQQRQYVDKVSGGRLGYVHMYDMSAESLAQLSVDLDADNHAREGVVVDVRNNNGGFVNAYALDVFTRKGYMTMTSRGLPSAPARTQLGQRALETPTILVTNQHSLSDAEDFTEGYRTLKVGKVVGEPTAGWIIYTSAAQLIDGSNLRLPFSKITDNAGKNMELAPRPVDIAVARPIGESYTDKNSQLDAAVAELLKELNEAKAAKLSTGK, from the coding sequence ATGCATACGTCTACAACAAAAGCACTGTTTCATATTCTGTTGGCTGGCACTTTGGCTTGGCCCGCCTTTGCGCAGACGCCCGTACCAACGCCTAAATTCGCCTTCGCCGAACCAAGTCTTTCGCCCGATGGCTCAGAGATCGCGTTTGTGTCGGGTGGCGACATCTGGACCGTTCCTGCAAATGGTGGAGAGGCCCGTTTACTGGTTTCTCATCCTGATAATGAGTCGCGTCCGCTCTATTCGCCGGATGGAAAATACCTGGCATTTGTATCGTCGCGGACGGGCAATGGGGATGTTTATCTGTTGACGCTGGAAACCGGAGCCATCAAACGACTCACGTACGACGATGGCGCGGAAGTGCTTACCGCCTGGTCGCGGGATGGGAAGATGGTCTACTTTCAGTCAACAAGCCGCGATATTGCCGGAATGAACGACATGTACCGCGTGCCGGTTACGGGTGGTACCCCAATGGCGATTACGGCTGATCGTTACGCCAACGAATTTTACGGCACACCTTCCCCGGATGGCAAAACGCTGGCGTTTTCGGCGCGGGGCATCGCGTCGAACCAATGGTGGCGTAAAGGACACAGTCACCTCGATGAAGCCGAAATCTGGCTCTACCATAGCGATGCGAAAAAAGCAGGAACTGCGTACGAACGACTGACGGAAAGCGGAGCGAAAGAGTTATGGCCGATGTGGAGCCAGGACGGTAAAACGCTTTTTTACGTATCGGATCGGAATCAGGGCCAGAATCTATGGACATTGCCGATTGATGGTAAGCCTGCTATGCTGACAAACTTTACCAGCGGTCGGGTACTGTGGCCGTCGATCAGCTATGATGGTAAGGCTATTGTCTTTGAACGCGATTTTCAGTTGTGGAAATACGATATCGCTAGTCGGCAGGCGACACCGATTGCCATCCGGCTGCGGGGCGTTGCCGCTAGTCCGGCAGTTGAACACCTGAAGCTAACAAATCAATTCCGTGAGCTGACTTTGTCGCCAGATGGTAAGAAAGTTGCTTTCGTTGCGCATGGTGACGTGTTTGCAGCATCGACCAAAGAAGGGGGCGACGCAACGCGGATTAGTCACAGTGCCGCGAATGAATCGCAACCAGTCTGGACACCCAACAGTCGTAGTTTGGTCTATGTCTCCACGCGCGACGGGGTAGCCCATTTGTATCGCTATGATTTCTCGACGCGTGACGAAACGCGTCTGACGGATGGTACGCTGGACGATGGTTCACCCGTGTTTTCACCCGATGGTAAATCGCTGGCTTTTGTTCGGAATGGGCAGGAATTGCGGGTGGTGGATCTTACCACAAAAAAGGATCGTCTGCTTAAGAAAGCGTATCTGGGCCGTCCGCCATTCGGCGCTAATGGAAGTGTTGTCTGGTCGCCGGATGGTAAATGGATTGCGTTTGCATCGTACGGTGCCAAAACGTTTCGGAATATTTCGGTTATCCCGGCAGCCGGTGGCGAGAGTAAGCCAATCAGCTTTCTGGCGAATACATTCGGCGGTAATGTAAGCTGGAGTCCTGATGGAAAATACATTCTGTTCGGTACAACCCAGCGGACCGAGACGGCCCAGATTGCCCGCGTTGACCTGGTTCCCCGTTCGCCTAAATTCCGGGAGGATCAGTTCCGTGATTTGTTTAACGAAGAAGTGCCCAAGACGCTGAAGCCAGCGCCGACGAGTCCAGCAATTGCCAAAACCCCTACGCGCGATACGACGGCCCTCGCTCTAGGCGATACCGCTAAATCGGGACGGGGCGGAGCAACCCGAATCGTTTTCGACGACATTCGCCAGCGGCTAAGCCTGTTGCCCGTAGGCGTAGACGTGGATGCCCATTCGATTAGTAAGGACGGCAAAACGCTGTTGCTGGTAGCTACCGTCGCTGGTCAACAAAACCTGTACACCTATTCACTCGATGAATTAGGGCGCGATCAGAGCGTAGCGCGTCAGCTAACCTCGACGCCCGGTAGCAAAAGCGGGGTACAATTCTCGCCCGATGGTAAGGAGGTATTTTATCTGGAACAGGGGAGAGTTCAATCCATTGCTTTAGACAAACGCGAACCCAAACCACTCGCTATAACCGCTGAAATGGACGTTGACTTTGGCGAAGAGAAAATTCAGGTGTTTCGGCAGGCGTGGGATATACAAAACAAAGGCTTTTACGATTCTACATTCCACGGTGTAGACTGGAAAGCCGTCCGGGCAGAATACGAATCGGTAGCGGCTGGTGCCCGTACGCCCGACGAACTACGTCGGCTGATTAGCTTAATGCTCGGCGAGTTGAACGCGTCACATTCGGGAATTTCGGCGCCCGCTGGCTCGGTGCAGACCACTACGGGACGGATCGGCCTGCGCTTTGACCGGGAGGAATACGAAAATAAGGGTAGGCTAAAAATTACGGAAGTCATTGCGCTGGGGCCGGCTGCCGTAGCTGGCTCAATCAAACCCGGTGATTATTTACTGGCCGTTGATGATACAAAAATTACCGCTTCAACTAACCTTGACCAGCTACTCGAGAACCAGATTAACCGACGTCTTGCGCTCACAATCGCTTCTTCTGCCGACGGAACCCCGCGTGAAGTGACGGTTCGGCCTGTTAACCTGACAACAGAAAAAGGATTGCTTTACAAACAGTGGGTACAACAGCAGCGTCAGTACGTTGACAAGGTGAGTGGTGGGCGGCTGGGTTATGTGCACATGTACGATATGTCGGCTGAATCGTTGGCGCAGTTGAGCGTTGACCTTGATGCGGATAACCACGCCCGCGAAGGTGTCGTTGTTGACGTTCGAAATAACAACGGTGGTTTTGTCAATGCGTATGCGCTGGATGTCTTCACCCGGAAAGGTTATATGACGATGACTTCGCGCGGTTTACCATCGGCTCCGGCGCGGACGCAGTTGGGACAGCGGGCATTGGAAACACCAACCATTCTAGTAACCAATCAACACTCGCTTTCTGATGCGGAGGACTTTACAGAAGGGTATCGAACGCTCAAAGTCGGCAAGGTCGTTGGCGAACCAACGGCAGGGTGGATCATTTACACATCAGCGGCTCAACTGATTGACGGGTCTAATCTACGGCTTCCTTTTTCAAAAATTACGGATAATGCCGGTAAGAACATGGAGTTGGCTCCCCGTCCAGTAGACATAGCCGTTGCTCGGCCAATCGGGGAGAGTTACACCGACAAAAACAGCCAGTTAGACGCTGCGGTCGCCGAATTGCTAAAAGAGCTAAATGAAGCAAAAGCTGCTAAATTGAGTACCGGAAAATGA
- a CDS encoding GNAT family N-acetyltransferase, with the protein MDWKIVTMQPAYLPGLRQLYLDSRAQTFTWLDKARFASSDFDSATQDEEIRVAVVGEKPIGFVSWWPPDNFIHTLFVDCHFHHKGIGKALLDESLAQVGRPASLKCLQQNTNAVQFYQRQGWRIQAGGQSNEGAYFLMTFNQ; encoded by the coding sequence ATGGATTGGAAGATTGTCACGATGCAACCGGCGTACCTACCCGGTTTACGGCAATTGTACTTAGATTCTCGCGCGCAGACGTTCACGTGGCTAGATAAGGCGCGGTTCGCTTCCAGCGATTTCGATTCAGCAACGCAAGACGAAGAGATACGAGTAGCCGTTGTGGGCGAAAAACCGATTGGTTTTGTGTCGTGGTGGCCTCCCGACAACTTCATTCATACCTTATTCGTCGATTGCCACTTTCACCATAAAGGTATCGGCAAAGCGTTGCTTGATGAGAGTTTAGCGCAAGTCGGTCGGCCAGCTTCGCTTAAATGCCTTCAACAAAATACGAACGCCGTCCAGTTTTACCAACGACAAGGCTGGCGCATTCAGGCTGGAGGCCAATCGAACGAAGGGGCTTACTTTCTGATGACATTTAATCAATAA
- a CDS encoding DUF6265 family protein produces MNKLFWLFLLCFTTSFASYAQTSKAAKGSLSDMRFLEGHWRGTFNGGPIDAVWIAPAGDNLTGFIRMMKDDKVTMYEMLIFEQTEQGPIALVKHFKPGLIGQEEKDKQDRYSFIEAKKDNALFEKEDGSIRIIYEKPSNDQLVIQRGQQKDGKWVFNNLFEFSRVK; encoded by the coding sequence ATGAACAAGCTTTTCTGGCTTTTCCTTCTTTGTTTTACAACCTCTTTTGCCTCGTACGCCCAAACTAGCAAAGCTGCCAAAGGCTCTTTGTCCGATATGCGTTTTCTGGAAGGCCATTGGCGGGGAACGTTCAATGGCGGGCCGATTGACGCGGTATGGATAGCTCCGGCTGGTGATAACCTTACCGGCTTTATTCGAATGATGAAGGACGATAAAGTGACGATGTACGAAATGCTAATCTTCGAACAGACCGAACAAGGTCCCATAGCGCTGGTCAAACATTTCAAGCCGGGCCTGATCGGACAGGAGGAAAAAGATAAGCAGGATCGTTACTCCTTTATCGAAGCAAAAAAAGACAACGCGCTATTCGAGAAAGAAGATGGTTCTATTCGTATTATCTACGAAAAGCCCTCAAACGATCAGTTGGTGATTCAGCGCGGTCAGCAAAAAGACGGCAAATGGGTATTCAATAACCTGTTTGAATTTAGCCGGGTGAAGTAA
- the lpcA gene encoding D-sedoheptulose 7-phosphate isomerase, giving the protein MLDIIRHELAEAQSVLDTFLSNPDHLTAIEQAARLMAESLKKGGKIISCGNGGSHCDAMHFAEELSGRYRNDRRSLAAIAISDVSHISCVSNDYGYEFVFSRFIEGLGNEGDVLLGLSTSGNSANIIRAVEAARSKGMSVILLTGKDGGKLAGKADVEIRVPHFGYADRIQEIHIKIIHLFILLIEKQVIGE; this is encoded by the coding sequence ATGCTTGACATAATTCGCCACGAACTGGCCGAAGCCCAGTCCGTCTTAGATACATTTCTTAGTAATCCTGATCACCTTACTGCTATCGAACAAGCCGCCCGGCTGATGGCTGAATCCCTGAAAAAAGGTGGTAAAATAATCTCCTGCGGGAATGGCGGCTCTCACTGCGACGCAATGCATTTTGCTGAAGAGCTTTCCGGACGTTATCGGAATGACCGTCGGTCGTTGGCTGCAATCGCCATTTCGGACGTAAGCCACATTTCCTGTGTCAGCAACGATTATGGGTACGAGTTTGTGTTTTCACGCTTCATCGAAGGACTTGGCAACGAAGGAGACGTACTGTTAGGACTTAGTACAAGCGGAAATTCAGCGAACATTATCAGAGCAGTCGAAGCCGCGCGTTCAAAAGGAATGTCCGTTATCTTACTGACGGGAAAAGATGGCGGTAAACTTGCCGGAAAAGCAGACGTAGAGATACGAGTTCCTCACTTTGGCTATGCCGACCGTATACAGGAGATTCACATCAAAATTATTCACTTGTTTATTCTTCTAATCGAGAAACAAGTAATTGGTGAGTAA
- the upp gene encoding uracil phosphoribosyltransferase yields the protein MFVFAQQPSLANQFVAELRDVSIQKDRLRFRRNLERIGELMAYEISKTLPYHNVSVPTPLGIADTQLLRQQPVLATILRAGLPFHQGFANYFDQAENAFAGAYRGYSASESDEFEIAMDYIVGPDLSGKTLILSDPMLATGRSLEKVYHAMLRYGIPAQTHIAAVIASPEGIRYVQRQLPQCHLWLGAIDDHLNEHSYIVPGLGDAGDLSYGAKV from the coding sequence ATGTTTGTTTTTGCGCAACAGCCCTCGCTGGCTAATCAATTCGTAGCTGAACTTCGCGATGTATCGATTCAGAAAGACCGTTTACGTTTTCGACGGAATCTCGAACGAATTGGTGAGTTGATGGCTTATGAAATCTCAAAAACGTTACCTTATCACAATGTATCGGTACCAACACCACTCGGTATAGCCGATACACAACTGCTTAGGCAACAGCCAGTTCTGGCGACGATCTTACGTGCGGGGTTACCTTTTCACCAGGGGTTCGCCAATTATTTCGATCAGGCTGAGAACGCTTTTGCCGGAGCGTACAGGGGGTACAGCGCCAGTGAAAGTGACGAGTTTGAGATTGCGATGGATTATATCGTCGGACCAGATTTAAGCGGGAAAACACTGATCCTTAGTGACCCGATGCTGGCCACGGGCCGTTCGCTAGAAAAAGTATATCACGCGATGCTTCGCTACGGAATTCCGGCGCAAACCCATATTGCCGCTGTTATCGCCAGTCCAGAAGGTATTCGGTATGTCCAACGGCAATTACCGCAATGCCATTTGTGGCTGGGAGCTATAGATGATCACCTGAATGAGCATTCGTACATTGTCCCCGGACTCGGCGACGCTGGCGATCTCTCGTACGGCGCGAAAGTTTAA
- a CDS encoding LolA family protein, which produces MKKVAWILSIALVLSLPAAAQKDKRAKTILDAMSKQYQALKSYQAAFTYASAGAGANDSFKGDLAVKGPKFRLKLGGQEVYSDGQTMSTYVKESNEVNVQDYEAAANGELNPTQIYTIYKRGFDYRFLKEQKQGGRTLEVIELTPNRQKSPIATVQISVDKADKSVRNWLIINKDGKRTSYTITKFTPNVNVPDTHFVFDKSKYPGVEVVDLR; this is translated from the coding sequence ATGAAAAAAGTAGCATGGATACTGAGCATAGCGTTAGTGCTGTCACTACCTGCCGCAGCTCAGAAAGATAAGCGGGCAAAGACCATTCTGGACGCAATGAGTAAACAATATCAGGCACTGAAATCCTACCAGGCCGCTTTTACTTATGCCAGCGCTGGAGCGGGGGCCAACGACTCATTCAAAGGAGATCTAGCCGTTAAGGGTCCGAAGTTTCGCTTAAAATTGGGAGGGCAGGAAGTTTACTCAGATGGGCAAACAATGTCTACCTATGTCAAAGAGTCTAACGAAGTAAACGTTCAGGACTACGAAGCAGCAGCAAACGGTGAACTAAACCCGACTCAGATCTATACGATCTACAAACGCGGGTTCGATTATCGCTTTTTGAAGGAGCAAAAACAGGGAGGTCGTACGCTCGAAGTTATCGAATTGACCCCGAACCGTCAGAAAAGTCCTATAGCAACCGTCCAGATTTCGGTAGATAAAGCTGACAAATCCGTTCGGAACTGGCTGATTATTAACAAAGACGGGAAGCGTACTTCGTACACGATCACCAAATTTACCCCGAACGTCAACGTACCCGACACGCATTTTGTCTTTGACAAGTCGAAATACCCAGGCGTCGAAGTTGTTGATTTACGGTAA
- a CDS encoding FtsK/SpoIIIE family DNA translocase, whose amino-acid sequence MAQPTTSSRQNSVRQPQPDRNRQNTPRPNREAVSAGPLREKRPSLNWGASLDRWFSDQRSALTLGVLLMLLSIGLFIAFISYMTTGHADQSVVGSAFSEPLAESGTETRNWVGLVGAFVAHVFVFRWFGVGALALPMIMFLAGYKLTLGRELFPLSRATAGLLFLAVWASLLAGYIVLATDSAETASVWCGGLGYEFNVTLYSLFGWGNLAFIAFSLFLFVVYFFDVRNIKLPSLSAPDLAGSLRSKSPKRPDATLQSYEESEIEEDNEEEEEPVPVNTVPVATPNHFVEKEPEVVPVKPVEPAIDDNVQETVSASLPEVIAKTTGVTLTIKNRESVTDDSADAEPSELSATPAPTFEPDAFDENDLVATHGLYDSTLDLPQYQYPTNELLTDYQNNRKAQVSDDELTANKERIETTLRNFGIEIDSIQASIGPTVTLYEIVPAKGVRISKIKSLEDDIALSLSALGIRIIAPMPGMGTIGIEVPNKNREMVSMRSVITSDVFASSKFDLPVVLGKTISNEIYVADLAKMPHLLMAGATGQGKSVGLNVLLTSLIYKKHPSQLKLVLVDPKKVELTLFNKLERHFLAKLPDSEEPIITDTKKVVNTLNSLCIEMDNRYNLLKDAGCRNLKEYNAKFTKRRLNPEKGHRYLPYIVLIIDELADLMMTAGKEVEQPIARLAQLARAIGIHLVVATQRPSVNVITGLIKANFPARLSFKVTSKIDSRTILDTGGAEQLVGMGDMLLSSNSDLIRLQCPFVDTNEIEDLCDFVGNQRGYDDAYALPEFVGDEGGQGEEKDVDLDNRDPMFDEAARLIVIHQQGSTSLIQRKLKLGYNRAGRLIDQLEAARIVGPFEGSKARDVLVQDLQLLEETLKRLKGE is encoded by the coding sequence ATGGCACAACCAACGACATCATCTCGCCAAAATTCAGTTCGTCAACCACAGCCAGACCGTAACCGTCAGAACACGCCCCGCCCTAATCGCGAGGCCGTTTCGGCGGGTCCGTTGCGGGAGAAAAGACCATCCTTGAACTGGGGAGCCTCACTGGATCGTTGGTTCAGCGATCAACGATCGGCGCTTACCTTAGGCGTTTTGCTGATGCTGCTATCGATTGGTCTGTTCATTGCCTTCATTTCGTACATGACGACCGGGCACGCAGATCAAAGTGTGGTCGGATCGGCTTTTTCGGAACCGTTAGCCGAGTCAGGCACCGAAACCCGCAACTGGGTTGGGCTGGTCGGTGCTTTCGTAGCCCACGTCTTCGTGTTTCGCTGGTTTGGAGTTGGTGCACTGGCGTTGCCGATGATTATGTTCTTAGCCGGCTACAAACTTACGCTTGGCCGTGAACTGTTTCCGTTGAGCCGTGCAACCGCAGGTCTGCTCTTCCTGGCGGTTTGGGCTAGTTTATTAGCCGGTTATATTGTTCTTGCTACGGATTCTGCCGAAACAGCCAGCGTGTGGTGCGGAGGGCTTGGCTACGAATTCAACGTGACGCTTTACAGCTTATTCGGCTGGGGAAACTTAGCTTTCATCGCCTTTTCTCTGTTTCTATTCGTCGTTTACTTCTTCGACGTTAGAAACATTAAACTACCTAGTTTGTCAGCGCCCGATCTGGCCGGAAGCCTACGTTCCAAATCCCCTAAACGGCCTGACGCCACCTTGCAGTCTTACGAAGAAAGTGAAATCGAGGAAGACAACGAGGAGGAAGAAGAGCCGGTTCCTGTCAACACAGTTCCCGTTGCAACACCTAATCACTTCGTTGAGAAGGAACCTGAAGTTGTACCCGTTAAGCCGGTTGAGCCGGCAATCGACGATAATGTTCAGGAAACCGTTTCGGCTTCGCTGCCCGAAGTCATTGCCAAAACAACTGGCGTTACGCTGACGATCAAAAACCGCGAATCCGTTACCGACGATTCAGCGGACGCCGAGCCCTCGGAGCTGAGCGCAACGCCTGCGCCTACCTTCGAACCTGATGCATTCGATGAAAATGACTTGGTAGCGACTCACGGCTTGTACGACTCAACCCTCGATTTGCCGCAGTACCAATATCCAACCAACGAGCTACTCACCGATTATCAAAACAATCGAAAGGCACAGGTTTCTGACGACGAGCTGACCGCGAATAAAGAGCGGATTGAAACGACTTTACGCAATTTTGGGATCGAAATCGATTCGATTCAGGCGTCTATCGGGCCAACGGTTACGCTGTACGAGATTGTACCGGCCAAAGGCGTTCGTATTTCAAAAATCAAAAGTCTCGAAGACGATATTGCCCTTAGCCTGTCGGCGTTGGGTATCCGCATCATTGCCCCGATGCCAGGTATGGGAACAATCGGTATCGAGGTGCCCAACAAGAACCGGGAGATGGTCTCGATGCGCTCGGTGATTACGAGCGACGTTTTTGCCAGCAGCAAATTTGATTTGCCGGTTGTGTTGGGTAAGACCATATCCAACGAGATTTACGTAGCCGATCTGGCAAAAATGCCGCACTTACTAATGGCGGGTGCTACGGGTCAGGGGAAATCGGTAGGTCTGAACGTCCTGCTTACGTCGCTGATCTACAAGAAACATCCGTCGCAACTAAAGCTGGTGCTGGTAGACCCCAAAAAGGTGGAGTTGACCTTGTTCAACAAGCTGGAACGGCATTTTCTGGCCAAGCTACCCGATTCGGAAGAGCCGATTATCACGGATACGAAAAAGGTGGTCAACACGCTCAACTCGCTTTGCATCGAGATGGACAATCGGTACAACCTGCTTAAAGACGCGGGTTGCCGTAACCTGAAAGAATACAACGCCAAGTTCACAAAGCGTCGATTGAACCCGGAAAAAGGGCACCGGTATCTACCGTACATCGTGCTGATCATCGACGAGTTGGCCGATTTGATGATGACCGCTGGAAAAGAAGTAGAACAGCCTATTGCCCGGCTGGCTCAGCTAGCGCGGGCCATCGGTATCCATCTGGTTGTCGCTACGCAACGGCCATCCGTGAACGTTATTACCGGATTGATAAAAGCCAATTTCCCCGCCCGTCTGTCATTTAAAGTAACGTCGAAGATCGACTCACGAACCATTCTGGACACGGGTGGAGCCGAACAGCTCGTGGGTATGGGCGATATGCTGCTATCGTCCAACTCAGACCTTATCCGTTTACAGTGCCCATTCGTGGACACGAACGAAATTGAAGATCTGTGTGACTTTGTGGGCAACCAGCGCGGTTACGACGATGCCTACGCACTGCCCGAATTTGTCGGTGATGAGGGTGGTCAGGGTGAAGAAAAAGACGTGGACCTTGACAATCGTGATCCAATGTTCGACGAAGCAGCCCGGCTTATTGTGATTCATCAGCAGGGAAGTACATCGCTTATTCAACGGAAGCTTAAGCTTGGTTATAATCGCGCGGGCCGGCTTATTGACCAATTGGAGGCCGCTCGAATCGTTGGGCCTTTTGAGGGAAGTAAAGCCCGCGATGTGTTGGTTCAGGACTTACAGCTATTGGAAGAAACGCTGAAACGACTAAAAGGAGAATAA